One window of Acipenser ruthenus chromosome 45, fAciRut3.2 maternal haplotype, whole genome shotgun sequence genomic DNA carries:
- the LOC117966941 gene encoding prefoldin subunit 5-like isoform X2: MVTETEFLTSSIAQLKVVQTKYVEAKDCMNVLKTENKGKELLVPLTSSMYVPGTLSDVEHVLVDVGTGYYVEKNVEDTKEFFKRKIDFLTKQIEKIQPALQEKHGMKQAVIEVMNMKIQQLQVQQASQSGTTKA; encoded by the exons ATGGTAACG GAGACGGAGTTTCTGACCTCGTCCATTGCTCAGCTGAAAGTCGTGCAGACCAAATACGTGGAGGCGAAGGACTGCATGAACGTGCTCAAAACAGAGAACAAAG GTAAAGAGTTGCTGGTCCCTTTGACCAGTTCT ATGTACGTCCCTGGCACTCTGAGTGATGTGGAGCACGTTCTGGTTGATGTTGGCACAGGATATTACGTGGAAAAG AACGTCGAGGACACCAAGGAATTCTTCAAACGCAAAATCGATTTCCTCACCAAGCAGATTGAGAAGATCCAGCCAGCGCTGCAGGAGAAACACGGCATGAAGCAAG cTGTGATCGAGGTCATGAACATGAAGATCCAGCAGCTGCAGGTCCAGCAGGCTTCCCAGTCAGGAACGACGAAGGCGTGA
- the LOC117966941 gene encoding prefoldin subunit 5-like isoform X1 codes for MAVNLAELSLPQLEGLKGQFEQETEFLTSSIAQLKVVQTKYVEAKDCMNVLKTENKGKELLVPLTSSMYVPGTLSDVEHVLVDVGTGYYVEKNVEDTKEFFKRKIDFLTKQIEKIQPALQEKHGMKQAVIEVMNMKIQQLQVQQASQSGTTKA; via the exons ATGGCGGTGAATCTGGCGGAGCTCTCGTTGCCTCAACTGGAGGGGCTGAAAGGACAGTTCGAGCAG GAGACGGAGTTTCTGACCTCGTCCATTGCTCAGCTGAAAGTCGTGCAGACCAAATACGTGGAGGCGAAGGACTGCATGAACGTGCTCAAAACAGAGAACAAAG GTAAAGAGTTGCTGGTCCCTTTGACCAGTTCT ATGTACGTCCCTGGCACTCTGAGTGATGTGGAGCACGTTCTGGTTGATGTTGGCACAGGATATTACGTGGAAAAG AACGTCGAGGACACCAAGGAATTCTTCAAACGCAAAATCGATTTCCTCACCAAGCAGATTGAGAAGATCCAGCCAGCGCTGCAGGAGAAACACGGCATGAAGCAAG cTGTGATCGAGGTCATGAACATGAAGATCCAGCAGCTGCAGGTCCAGCAGGCTTCCCAGTCAGGAACGACGAAGGCGTGA